In Oryza glaberrima chromosome 8, OglaRS2, whole genome shotgun sequence, the following are encoded in one genomic region:
- the LOC127782119 gene encoding COP9 signalosome complex subunit 3, translating to METVETLVAHIQGLSGSGEELAHLHNLLRQADGEPLRAHSAALLPFLAQLHPSAHSLGFLYLLEAFASSASNLRAQGGGDFLVTMADFLVSCSAEQIRLAPDKFLSVCRVFKNEVMQLNAPIRGIAPLRAAIRKIQTSSEELTPIHADYLLLCLLAKQYKAGLSVLEDDILEVDQPKDLFLYCYYGGMIYIGLKKFTIALDFLHNAVTAPMSSLNAIAVEAYKKYILVSLIQNGQVPSFPKYTSSTAQRNLKNHAQVYVDLSTCYSKGNYSELEEYIQLNAEKFQSDNNLGLVKQVLSSMYKRNIQRLTQTYLTLSLEDIASSVQLKTPKEAEMHVLRMIEDGEIHATINQKDGMVSFHEDPEQYKSCEMVEHIDSSIQRLMALSKKLSSIDENISCDPAYLMKTGRERGGRFDYDDFDSVPHKYF from the exons atggagacGGTGGAGACGCTGGTGGCGCACATCCAGGGCCTCTCCGGGAGCGGGGAGGAGCTGGCCCACCTCCACAACCTTCTCCGGCAGGCCGACGGCGAGCCCCTGCGCGCCCactccgccgccctcctccccttcctcgccCAGCTCCACCCGAGCGCCCACTCCCTCGGCTTCCTCTACCTCCT GGAGGCGTTCGCGTCTTCGGCTTCCAACCTGAGGGCGCAGGGCGGCGGGGACTTCCTGGTCACCATGGCCGATTTCCTCGTCTCCTGCTCGGCGGAGCAGATACGCTTGGCGCCTGATAAGT TTCTGAGTGTGTGTAGGGTGTTCAAGAATGAAGTCATGCAGCTCAACGCGCCGATTAGAGGGATTGCCCCTCTGCGGGCGGCAATCCGCAAGATTCAGACTTCGTCTGAAGAGCTGACCCCGATCCATGCGGATTACCTTCTCCTGTGCCTGCTCGCGAAGCAGTACAAGGCTGGCCTAAGCGTCCTGGAAGACGACATACTCGAAGTTGATCAGCCAAAGGACTTATTCCTCTATTGCTACTATGG GGGAATGATATACATTGGGCTGAAGAAGTTCACTATAGCACTGGATTTTCTTCACAAT GCTGTTACCGCCCCAATGTCATCATTGAATGCTATTGCTGTTGAAGcttacaagaaatacatcctagTTTCGCTCATTCAGAATGGGCAG GTTCCATCATTTCCAAAGTACACATCTTCAACTGCTCAAAGGAACCTCAAAAATCACGCTCAG GTTTATGTTGACCTGTCAACATGCTACAGCAAAGGTAACTACTCTGAATTAGAGGAGTATATCCAGCTGAATGCTGAGAAGTTTCAATCG gacAACAACCTTGGACTTGTGAAGCAAGTGCTCTCCTCAATGTACAAGCGAAACATCCAGAGGTTGACACAGACCTACTTGACTCTTTCGCTTGAGGATATTGCCAGCTCTGTTCAACTTAAAACCCCGAAGGAGGCTGAGATGCATGTGCTTAGGATG ATTGAAGATGGTGAGATCCATGCAACCATAAACCAGAAGGATGGGATGGTCAGCTTTCATGAAGATCCTGAGCAATATAAAAGCTGTGAGATGGTTGAGCATATTGACTCGTCTATTCAAAG GTTGATGGCTTTGTCCAAGAAGCTGTCTTCTATTGATGAGAACATCTCGTGCGATCCTGCATATTTAATGAAG ACTGGAAGAGAGCGTGGTGGAAGATTCGATTACGATGACTTCGACTCAGTTCCGCACAAATATTTTTGA
- the LOC127781987 gene encoding uncharacterized protein LOC127781987 — translation MTWPRLTARFSTAIAAVDSYVPNILPKSSTKYCMFRRFKFPVAFRGLTKIIQRDLNGIARKVDTSNRSWDKFMLTETICSFNRHKDICISSSLSADLQKRLLFWGDCWEKHFDKISIEERSKFDEETLYNVQGIKMKKKYLKPGLGKENEYLVLTILLAVEGKLEFPIVRSASDLITVLGILNSIHANKIEGIQVLWTPQKIGDILPEERLLKDYPYLKPLLKESDSLGVASVTEIEQSNQRSITEGQDSFAVSSVTETMQSNQGSVMQDQDFIEVANVTDVKQSNQESTKEDQDSKQSN, via the exons ATGACGTGGCCTCGGCTCACCGCCCGCTTCTCGACGGCGATCGCCGCCG TTGATTCGTACGTGCCAAATATTCTCCCCAAATCTAGCACAAAATATTGCATGTTTCGCCGTTTCAAGTTCCCT gttGCATTTCGTGGGCTGACAAAAATAATACAGAGGGATCTCAACGGGATTGCTAGGAAGGTGGACACTTCCAACCGGAGTTGGGACAAGTTCATGTTGACCG AGACCATATGCTCCTTCAACCGTCACAAAGATATCTGCATCTCTTCAAGCTTATCG GCTGACTTGCAAAAGAGACTGCTTTTCTGGGGTGATTGCTGGGAGAAACATTTTGATAAAATTTCTATCGAGGAGAGGAGCAAGTTTGATGAAGAAACTCTATACAACGTGCAAGGAATCaagatgaagaaaaaatatttgaaaccCGGCCTCGGAAAAGAAAACGAGTATCTGGTG TTAACCATTCTTCTTGCTGTTGAGGGAAAATTGGAGTTCCCCATAGTCAGAAGCGCTTCTGATCTGATCACAGTACTGGGAATTCTCAACTCTATACATGCAAACAAAATTGAG GGTATTCAAGTTTTATGGACTCCACAAAAGATAGGTGATATCCTTCCAGAAGAGAGGCTACTAAAGGACTATCCATATCTTAAGCCCTTATTGAAAGAATCCGATTCCCTTGGAGTTGCCAGTGTAACTGAAATTGAGCAATCTAACCAAAGATCTATAACGGAAGGCCAAGATTCCTTTGCAGTTTCTAGTGTGACCGAAACTATGCAGTCTAACCAAGGATCTGTAATGCAAGACCAAGATTTTATTGAAGTTGCTAATGTGACTGATGTTAAGCAGTCTAACCAAGAATCTACAAAGGAAGACCAAGATTCTAAGCAGTCCAACTAA